In Carya illinoinensis cultivar Pawnee chromosome 7, C.illinoinensisPawnee_v1, whole genome shotgun sequence, the following are encoded in one genomic region:
- the LOC122315131 gene encoding translocator protein homolog has translation MASLKHRTRGDPDITPRTYNDRENKAKPLRNAAITKRGLRSLAMGISVPLSLTLLSLHLGADRSCYGTLSKRFWLPPPWALHMTCLASSFLMSLSAWLVWAVGGFHRKPTALYLYMAQLGLSLAWNQIVLGAGASRVGLLVCLTMFGAVVGCYRMFKEANPIAGDLAKPCLAWTAFLAIVNLKLLFL, from the coding sequence ATGGCTTCCCTCAAACATCGTACTAGAGGGGACCCCGACATCACCCCCCGCACCTACAACGACAGGGAAAACAAAGCCAAACCTCTTAGAAACGCGGCCATAACCAAACGCGGCCTTAGGTCCCTGGCCATGGGTATTTCCGTCCCGCTTTCTCTCACCCTCTTAAGCCTTCACCTCGGCGCCGACCGCAGCTGCTACGGCACTCTGTCAAAGCGCTTCTGGTTACCGCCGCCGTGGGCCCTGCACATGACATGCCTGGCTTCGAGTTTCCTGATGAGTCTGTCGGCTTGGCTTGTCTGGGCGGTGGGTGGGTTCCATAGGAAACCGACAGCGCTGTACCTTTACATGGCTCAACTCGGATTGAGCTTGGCTTGGAACCAGATTGTTCTCGGCGCGGGAGCCAGTCGGGTCGGGCTGCTGGTGTGTTTGACGATGTTTGGGGCTGTAGTCGGGTGTTATCGGATGTTTAAGGAGGCGAATCCGATAGCCGGTGATCTGGCTAAACCCTGTTTGGCGTGGACTGCGTTTTTGGCTATTGTAAATCTcaagcttctttttctttga